The following proteins are co-located in the Marinomonas profundi genome:
- the odhB gene encoding 2-oxoglutarate dehydrogenase complex dihydrolipoyllysine-residue succinyltransferase, producing the protein MSIEIKAPTFPESVADGTVATWYKQPGEACARDEHIVDIETDKVVLEVVAPADGVLKEILKAEGDIVLSDEVLAVFESGAVASATDKASAPAADKAPAPAAKAAAPAAAAKESVQIKAPTFPESVADGTVATWYKQPGEACLRDDHIVDIETDKVVLEVVAPADGVIGDILKNEGDTVLSDEVLANFLVGASGAEAAPAQAAAASTAGGDEDGVAGPAARKALSEAGLTVAQVKGTGKGGRITKEDVDAAVKAKSSAPAAAAPAKAASAPAPKAAAAPMAALGAEGRIEKRVPMTRLRATIAKRLVEAQQTAALLTTYNEVNMGPIMELRKKYKDEFIKAHNGTKLGFMSFFVKAATEALKRFPAVNASIDGNDMVYHGYQDIGVAVSTARGLMVPVLRNTEAMGLADIESAIMDFALRGRDGKLGMDDMQGGTFTITNGGTFGSLLSTPIINPPQTGILGMHKIQERPMAVNGQVVIQPMMYLALSYDHRMIDGKEAVQFLVTIKDLLEDPARLLLEI; encoded by the coding sequence ATGAGCATTGAAATTAAAGCACCTACTTTTCCAGAATCCGTAGCCGACGGCACCGTTGCTACTTGGTATAAGCAGCCAGGCGAAGCCTGTGCACGCGATGAGCATATTGTCGACATCGAGACAGATAAAGTTGTCTTAGAAGTGGTTGCGCCTGCTGATGGTGTATTAAAAGAAATTTTAAAAGCGGAAGGCGATATCGTATTGAGCGATGAAGTATTGGCTGTTTTTGAATCTGGTGCTGTCGCGTCAGCGACTGATAAAGCGTCGGCTCCAGCGGCTGATAAAGCACCGGCTCCAGCGGCGAAAGCTGCGGCACCCGCTGCTGCTGCAAAAGAAAGCGTTCAGATCAAGGCGCCGACTTTTCCGGAGTCTGTTGCAGACGGTACGGTTGCAACTTGGTACAAACAACCAGGTGAAGCCTGTTTGCGTGATGACCATATTGTTGATATCGAAACCGATAAAGTGGTCCTAGAAGTGGTTGCACCTGCTGATGGTGTGATTGGTGATATCTTGAAAAATGAAGGTGATACCGTTCTTAGTGATGAAGTACTTGCTAACTTCTTGGTTGGCGCATCTGGCGCTGAAGCGGCACCTGCTCAGGCAGCGGCGGCTTCTACTGCTGGTGGCGATGAAGATGGTGTTGCAGGTCCTGCTGCTCGTAAAGCGCTTTCTGAAGCGGGTCTAACGGTTGCTCAAGTTAAAGGCACCGGTAAGGGCGGTCGTATTACTAAAGAAGACGTTGACGCGGCGGTTAAAGCAAAATCATCGGCTCCTGCCGCTGCAGCACCAGCCAAAGCGGCTTCTGCACCTGCTCCTAAAGCAGCAGCAGCGCCAATGGCGGCATTAGGCGCTGAAGGTCGCATCGAAAAACGTGTTCCAATGACGCGTCTTCGCGCGACTATCGCAAAACGTTTGGTTGAAGCTCAGCAAACAGCGGCTCTGTTGACCACTTACAATGAAGTGAACATGGGTCCAATCATGGAACTTCGTAAGAAATACAAAGACGAATTTATTAAGGCGCATAACGGTACTAAGCTTGGCTTTATGTCATTCTTCGTGAAAGCCGCGACGGAAGCACTTAAGCGCTTCCCAGCGGTAAACGCCTCTATCGATGGCAATGACATGGTTTACCATGGTTACCAAGATATCGGTGTGGCGGTTTCGACTGCCCGTGGTTTGATGGTGCCAGTATTGCGTAACACGGAAGCGATGGGCCTTGCGGACATCGAGTCAGCCATCATGGACTTTGCACTTCGTGGTCGTGACGGCAAGCTAGGTATGGACGACATGCAAGGTGGTACTTTTACCATTACTAACGGTGGTACTTTTGGTTCTTTGTTGTCTACGCCAATCATTAATCCACCGCAAACGGGTATCTTGGGTATGCATAAAATCCAAGAGCGTCCAATGGCGGTTAATGGTCAAGTGGTGATTCAGCCAATGATGTATTTGGCCTTGTCTTATGATCACCGTATGATTGACGGCAAAGAAGCCGTACAATTCTTGGTAACGATCAAAGACCTACTTGAAGACCCAGCACGTCTTTTACTTGAAATCTAA